A genomic region of Magnolia sinica isolate HGM2019 chromosome 6, MsV1, whole genome shotgun sequence contains the following coding sequences:
- the LOC131249375 gene encoding uncharacterized protein LOC131249375 isoform X9, with protein sequence MIFGTTKGRGRRRGGKGEGSVRVKGRRQGEVTRVRRREGPSSSDSREVRPLFVVASLREASRTPSPSPSRLFSPSTQGRDDRFPEKGSYVCRFSGKGYSSVSAEMVRRQALFLGDSELQQLLHIFRRGSTSTKHLLKDTC encoded by the exons ATGATCTTCGGGACAACAAAGGGGCGAggcagaagaagaggaggaaaggGAGAGGGATCGGTTCGGGTAAAGGGAAGACGACAGGGAGAGGTCACAAGGGTCAGAAGGCGAGAGGGACCTTCAAGTTCGGATTCGAGGGAGGTCAGACCCCTCTTCGTCGTCGCCTCCCTAAGAGAGGCTTCAAGAACCCCTTCTCCCTCACCTTCCag GTTATTTTCTCCATCAACGCAAGGCAGAGATGACAGATTCCCTGAGAAAG GTTCATATGTATGTAGATTCTCAGGAAAAGGTTATAGCTCAGTATCAG CGGAAATGGTAAGAAGGCAAGCTTTATTTCTAGGTGACTCAGAGCTGCAGCAACTGCTTCACATCTTCAG ACGTGGGTCCACAAGCACCAAGCATCTTTTAAAAG ACACCTGCTGA